The Schistocerca gregaria isolate iqSchGreg1 chromosome 1, iqSchGreg1.2, whole genome shotgun sequence genome includes a window with the following:
- the LOC126358909 gene encoding uncharacterized protein LOC126358909 isoform X1 produces the protein MQALLVFALASLAAMAAGEAPSTSYGAPSRQLPGQPQRLQAQQKQQQQPQAFAQSQAQPSFAAPQPVSGLSAGSFRPQFFIPAQDVSRLTDSYHLPTFTTSAPTTTEAATTTTEAPYNYGKAELREAEESGVYYVLQPDGRLQRIAYAHGPAPVSAAPKQQQRAVSSELSALQQPALTPGYLARFQYQDLHPAGAPVYSYKQPELVRIN, from the exons ATGCAG GCCCTACTGGTATTCGCGTTGGCGTCGCTGGCGGCGATGGCCGCGGGCGAAGCGCCCTCCACCAGCTACGGCGCACCCTCCCGCCAGCTGCCAGGCCAGCCTCAGCGGCTCCAggcgcagcagaagcagcagcagcagccacaggcCTTCGCCCAGTCGCAGGCGCAGCCGTCATTCGCGGCCCCGCAGCCAGTCTCTGGACTTTCCGCAGGCAGCTTCCGCCCACAGTTCTTCATTCCCGCACAGGACGTCTCCCGCCTCACTGACTCCTACCACCTGCCCACGTTTACCACCTCCGCCCCCACCACCACTGAGGCTGCCACCACCACTACTGAGGCTCCTTACAAC TACGGCAAGGCGGAGCTGCGTGAGGCGGAGGAGAGCGGCGTGTACTACGTGCTGCAGCCAGATGGCCGCCTGCAGCGCATCGCCTACGCCCACGGTCCCGCCCCCGTCTCCGCCGCCCCCAAGCAGCAGCAGCGCGCCGTCTCCAGTGAGCTGTCTGCCCTGCAGCAGCCAGCGCTCACCCCCGGCTACCTGGCGCGCTTCCAGTACCAGGACCTGCATCCTGCCGGCGCTCCCGTCTACTCCTACAAGCAACCAGAGCTCGTGCGCATCAACTAG
- the LOC126358975 gene encoding uncharacterized protein LOC126358975, giving the protein MQALLFYTVASLAAMAAGEAPSTSYGAPSRQLPGQPQRLQAQQKQQQQPQAFAQSQAQPSFAAPLPVSGLSAGSFRPQFFIPAQDFSRLTDSYHLPTFTTSAPTTTEAATTTTEAPYNYGKAELREAEESGVYYVLQPDGRLQRIAYAHGPAPVSAAPKQQQRAASSELSALQQPALTPGYLARFQYQDLHPAGAPIYSYKQPELVRIN; this is encoded by the exons ATGCAG GCACTGCTGTTCTACACTGTGGCGTCCCTAGCGGCGATGGCAGCGGGCGAAGCGCCCTCCACCAGCTACGGCGCACCCTCCCGCCAGCTGCCAGGCCAGCCCCAGCGGCTCCAggcgcagcagaagcagcagcagcagccacaggcCTTCGCCCAGTCGCAGGCGCAGCCGTCATTCGCGGCCCCGCTGCCAGTCTCTGGACTTTCCGCAGGCAGCTTCCGCCCACAGTTCTTCATTCCAGCACAGGACTTCTCTCGCCTCACTGACTCCTACCACCTGCCCACGTTCACTACTTCCGCCCCCACCACCACTGAGGCTGCCACCACCACTACTGAGGCTCCTTACAAC TATGGCAAGGCGGAGCTGCGTGAGGCGGAGGAGAGCGGCGTGTATTACGTGCTGCAGCCAGATGGCCGCCTGCAGCGCATCGCCTACGCCCACGGTCCCGCCCCCGTCTCCGCCGCCCCCAAGCAGCAGCAGCGCGCCGCCTCCAGTGAGCTGTCTGCCCTGCAGCAGCCAGCGCTCACCCCCGGCTACCTGGCGCGCTTCCAATACCAGGACCTGCATCCTGCTGGCGCTCCTATCTACTCTTACAAGCAACCAGAGCTTGTGCGGATCAACTAG